AATTTgtggatttccaaatgtgattgttGTTGTTGACGACATTGCTTGTTGTAAATAATATCCTTCCATGAAAGTGCAAATCATCATTAAGAGAAAGCTTATTATAAGAAACATTGTGGCCCAGTTGCCAGAAGCCACAGAAAATACAGCAATTTGAGCAAACTTCAATTACAGGTGCAGCCAGAGGGACCTCAAGTTTGAACCCCTACCCacctgaaatatattttatgacagcTCCAACTGATTTACCACAAACAGAATTATAATTTGCATACTTTCTCATCCTCAACTGAAATTAATTTCTGGTTATGCCCCTGACGGAAATGCTAAGTTCCAGTGAAGGAAGTAGAGTTTCATGGTGTAGGGCATTTGAAACACATTTGGCATGTCCTTTCTTTCTATCTGTGCTTTTCATGCCTGTGAATCACCCATCATCCTTGCAAGGAAAGAGAGATAAAGTTTGTACCCAAAGAATACAAGACATGCCACTATAATTTGTATTGGTTTGTTAAAAGGTTGCTTCATCATTCATACAGTTCCCAATGCTGCCATCTCTTTGCTATCACTTTAGTGCCTTTCCTACTCATTGCTGAGAGATCCTGGGAAATTTCTACTTCTGTCATTAGTACAGAAATCACACATTCACCAAACAATAACCTTTTGCAACATCTCTGTTCTCCCATACTGgaatttatttatacaattttaaCAGTGTATGCAAGTGTCAACAATTTTATCATAGTAAtgttttaaatttgcattttttgatgCTCTTCAGTTTTGCTTATGGAGATTgggctttaatttttttgtacgtATCATGCATGCTTCATTTATTGCAATATTTTGTACATTGATATTTAATTTGCCCTCATTacttcattatttaatttgtattgcTTCATATTAGGTCACACACTAAAGTGAACTAAAGCTGTTTAAGCTATCACAAAATGTGTTCTCTAGACAGACTATTCCAATTTATAATAGCGAAAAGCTAAAATGATCCTGGCAGTATTAGGAGCAAGGAAAGAATCCATCAAAGATGGATACTACTTCATCACAGGAGAACATTTAGGATATTGATGCATAATTAAATATATGAGTATGCATTTTTACAACCACAAATGTCTTAAGATGACACCTTCCTTTTTTCAAATTATGTCATTTTAACTAAATATGCTGATTTATTGAACATTTGTACTTTTATGAAACTCACTCACCAACAATTATCAAAATTCTTTATCGGATATtgccacacacgtgcgcttgggaggcaggctaaggaACTAACTGAGGGCGGAAAACAAGAGTAGGTTTTTTCGAAGTGCACtaacctttcctctcctcctacAGATCTCCTGAAGAGAAACAAACATAAAGTACTTCCTGCTTCCCTTACATGACTGCGCCCCCTACCGAGGTCACGTCCGGCTTCAGTTATTGgaccccacctcttcctccctggCTTTTATAAAAGCCCAACTCCTTCTTTGTTTACTTGTCCTTGTTTTGGACACGGAACCAGACATTGCTCTGGGGCCATTTTTGAAAGCTTTGAgctattttgatttttgtatgtgtttaatTGCATTAAATGAGTAACAATTATCAATAGTATTTTAACCCCTGTACTTTAAACATACATTAACTAACAAGACTCCTTGAGAAAACCCATTTATACAATGTTAGTAAGAGAGCAGTAGGACTGAGATTCAGCCCATAAGTACATGTCTGTATCCCCTGCTTGATTTGTGACTGCATTTCTTGGTATGCTCTTTCATTTATATGTGAAGTTATGTGTTTTACTCATATCTTCTCCATTCCAACTAATACATGGAATAATATGGTAGTTCTATTTGAATATGCCTTcttataaatattttctaaattttgCATGCACATGCTTCAGTCAATTGCTTACACATCTATTTAACTCTCACTAGGGataagaaatatgaaaataacatgCACCTAATtgtttacagaaaataaattaattaatgatgATTCAAGATTGcatatttttaatgtcattatgAGCTTTACTGATTTCTTAAACCAGGGATAAAACAAAGCATATATAATTGGATTCATGCCAGAGTTGAAATAAATGAGCCATACCAAAACATTAAAGAAGACATTAGGTACAGGCAAAGTAGTGTAAGTATAAATAATTTTGCATGTATAGAAAGGCACCCAGCAAATAAAGTAAACTGATATTACAATCCCCAGTGTTTTTGCTGCTTTTCGTTCTGAATTTTTTGGTCTTTTGTTTTGATGTAATTCTTTAGTACAAATTTGTTGATTgacagaattaattattttcaaatgtctCCTTGCAACTAAGAAGATTTTGGAATACAGACTTGCCATCACAGCACAAGGAATAAAAAACATAATGATAAACTCCATTAACACCCAAGATTCAGCATAGAATCCTTGACAATCTCCTACACAAACACTGACactatcaaaagaaatgtaatatctcttaaaaaagaaaactgcccATGTGTATACCATAGCAAATATCCAATTAGTCATAATGAATAACTGTACAATAGGAACTGTAATTTTAGCAGAGTAAAGTAAAGGATCACATATAGCAACGTAGCGATCAATGgctataaatattaaattactgaCAGAAACTGATGTCAGTGTGTAATCGACTAAAGCATTGAAAAAGCAGAATCTGTCTCCAAAATACCAGCAGTTTTCAATGATTTTTGATATATTAAAAGGCATCAAAAAAATGCCAATCAAAAAATCTGCTGCTGCAAGTGAAAGCACAAGGAGGTTGCTCGGTGTGTGAAGCTGCTTAAAATGAGAGACAGAAATGACCACCAGTAAGTTCCCCACCACGGTTAGCATCACAGAAAGTGCTGACAAAATgtacaacattccatacacagCTGACAATCTTATTTCTCGGAGGCAGGATCGATTGTCATGTGGATAGCAATACTGTACAAGCTGTTGAGACTTCAAATAACTGCCATCCATTAATGTTCAATTTGTAAGCGTCTTCAAGTAAAAACAAACCAGAACATATTCCTTTAGAACACTGACAAACAACTGATATTTATAGAAGCAGCAAGACTAGTTTTGTGTCTCTAGAGCTCTCCTGGAGTATGAATGTATTGCTGATGTAAATTCTTTATGTTGTTGCATAAGATAATAATAGCCAATCATGAGCTGTCAGTACTCCTAGAGATGCTGGTTGTTATTTCAGTCAGCTCCCAATATGGCAATCTGGTGGCTTTAACCACATtctgtgtttaaataaaacatatttgtttttagaTTGTTAAGCCTTAAGGCTGCTGGTTTAGTCTTAGTGTGTGCCCTAAGTCATCCTGACAATTATCCAACtgtagaaatataaaaaagttgtTATAAACATAAAATTCAGATTCACATTTTGCTGACAGTGAGTGGTAGCTAGATACAAACATTACCTGTGCTATATCACAAATCCAGGTGTGTTTGAGTATTTGAGTTCcgtttgttgtctgtgtggagttctcCCTGTATGGAGATTTTTGTACTGGTTACTCTGGTTTTCTAACTTATCCCTAATGACACACAGGTTAAGCAATTCAAAACTGTTGCAGTGTGAGTGTGTGAATGCGAGTGAGACCTGAGACATACCCTGACCTTGGATGAATCCTGCCTTGTGTACAATGCTGTTATGATGGGTCATATACCACTGTGACTCTAAGTTGGAGCAAGAATGCTTCAGGATGTTACTtaatgacttcctaaaatatatatttaacacaATTTTGGTGATAGTCATTTTAATGAAAAGACTGGGGAGACATCTGGATATTAAAAAGTGTAACAGGCTTAAGCAGAATGTAGCattctgaaaatttttttttgttcttttaaattaaaagttttacTTCTATTATCATTGCTGTTATTAGTCCAGAATCAGACTGCATCACAAAGCACCGTAGTCAATGAAGACCTGAGGTATCTCTGCCTTTCTGTGTCTGATTCTCCATCTACTTTCACCTCCTGTTTATAATCTGCATCCTGAGTCTGCATTCTTACTACAGTCTATAAATTAAAATGTCTATTAATGTAGTGCAGATTGAAATAGGGTAGATATCACCTCCGGGATTAAAAGATTTGTATCttataaattgtatatatttgtaggGTTAGATAGAcagtgtcacagatggctggggttctgacccggccgggatgcctagaaggaccGGAAGGTGACTGTTATGTCTTCTgggtcatgagggggcaaccgccctggagcaggagaggaccacggtaGAGGAGGAGAGACTTTCCAACTCAtggggacccatggccaccgccagggagcgcCTTGAGCCTCCTAGAACCCGGGAGACATTTatttccgccacactcggcaagatggcagAGGAATCTGCCAgagacgcccggagtgcttccggtgcaaagggcagcacttctgccacaccaggaagtgatgccggaaggacgtcatcagccacgtggagcacatccgggcgggaataaaaggggccgccttcctacagtcagggagTTAGAGTTGGGAGCGGgcgcaggacgaagctcccaggaggagaggaaaggcggccaaggacattGAGAGAAGTCTGTGCAAGGGGTGATTAGTGCTGAGTgcactgtgtttatttgtgcttaataaacgtgtgcttttataaagatgtggtttccgactggtggtgtctgggcaagtctcacaatagatagatagatagatagatagatagatagatagatagatagatagatagatagatagatagatagatagatagatagatagatagatagatagataccaagaactttatttgtcccactGGGAAATtagcctttttacagaagttcattaaataaataaatttacacacagacacacacatacatacatatactatggtctgaacacacaccagaatgaccagaatgaagaaaaattgtaaagaaaggaagcttctgacttggctgtcacggTCCTAGCgagacattatgcaggcatattgcagttggtataaaggagccccagtagcgtttgttgacacacttctgctgaataatttgtggactgaaagtcctcagtattagtgtgtcagagagaaattgtgcagcattgttcataatggcacttaggtTTGTTTCAATTTCTTCATTCGCTACTACAACCATCAGTCCAGAGTGAATctcataactgaacctgcccttttaattagattgttgatTCGATGagcatctcttgaagtgatgttgccagccGGGAGCACCACAGCattgaaaattgcactggccatcacagagttatagaagatgtgaaagatgtcatttcccacattaaaggaaggtAGTCTCCTAAGGAGAAAGAGCCTGGTCTGGTCTTTCATACATAGtacctctgtgttatgagaccagtccaaactgtcattgatgtggaccccctagTGCTTGTAGGAGTGGATCACCACTACATCCcatccctgaatagtgactagaCATAGACACGTTATGAGCTTCACATGTTTTCCAACAGTGTTGACATTTAAGTGCCATCTAGAAAAGTTTTtgcaagtaaaaattttaaataaataaaaaaaaaaaaacatagtgaacatccatccatccatccatccatccattatccaacccgctatatcctaactacagggtcacaggggtctgctgaagccaatcccagccaacacagggcgcaaggcaggaaacaaaccctgggcagggcactagcccacctcAGATGGTGAACATTTTAATGACATATACAAAGCATTTTTgatgcagataaaaacaaaatacaatatatagttttgcctttaatttaattttgtgcagTGTCCTATAGAAATCATCCCTTATAAAAGATTTTATGCAGCTGTTTTCAATTTTGCATTCATGTTAGCTTCAGGCAGTTGAAGGAGAAGAAGTAGGCAATAAATTCAGTCATCTTTGGGCATTTGAGTCAACAGCAAATTGCGTTTTCATATAAGGAAGTAGGCAAAATTATTTTCCACATATTTTACTAGATATTATTTGGTAGTTTTCTTTATTGACAACAGAGGAACCTAAAATTgcacaaataataaaactaaaacttcTAAAATGTGCTGTATGTCAcatgaataaattattaaacttaaCACTCTGTCGGCTGGTTCCTTCACTTCCTTTCACTGGTGAAAAGAGGCTCTCAATGGCTTTTTCAAAATGAGTGACCCTTGCAAATGTGTATGAGAGTTGGTCTCTTGTCTCACTGCCTCAGGATGTGGTGGGAAGCTTTCCCACAATTATATCTATACTGTTCTCATCATGCTGTCAGTTGGAAAACTGCAGTTTTACTACATGCCATTTtcttaaaatgctgaaatattcTTCAAAAGAGTTAAAGACAGAATACAGAAGTGAATATTATAGCAAATATTATTGACAGAGTAAGCCAGCAGGAGaagtaaaaaatattgtttaaaaaagcaaaatatttacacTGCAGTCTTCTGTTGAAAGTCAAAAATGGTAGATGGTAGATCTTCTGACCAAAAAATATGGAAGTTCTGATTATTCCAAAAGATGCCTTGCTAGAGGTATTTTTCTGTAAGTTAcataaaatttacttttaaaggAAGCTGCTCAGACACCAGTGTATGGAGTGCATAAACAGTCATttcactacagtatataacatgaCCTGCACACAGTCAAAAGAAAGTTCCTATGCAATTTgtggatttccaaatgtgatcgtTGTTGTTGACGACATTGCTTGTTGTAAATAATATCCTTCCATGAAAGTGCAAATCATCATTAAGAGAAAGCTTATTATAAGAAACATTGTGGCCCAGTTGCCAGAAGCCACAGAAAATACAGCAATTTGAGCAAACTTCAATTACAGGTGCAGCCAGAGGGACCTCAAGTTTGAACCCCTACCCacctgaaatatattttatgacagcTCCAACTGATTTACCACAAACAGAATTATAATTTGCATACTTTCTCATCCTCAACTGAAATTAATTTCTGGTTATGCCCCTGACGGAAATGCTAAGTTCCAGTGAAGGAAGTAGAGTTTCATGGTGTAGGGCATTTGAGACACATTTGGCATGTCCTTTCTTTCTATCTGTGCTTTTCATGCCTGTGAATCACCCATCATCCTAAGGAAAGAGAGATAAAGTTTGAACCCAAAGAATACAAGACATGCCACTATAATTTGTATTGGTTTGTTAAAAGGTTGCTTCATCATTCATACAGTTCCCAATGCTGCCATCTCTTTGCTATCACTTTAGTGCCATTCCTACTCATTGCTGAGAGATCCTGGGAAATTTCTACTTCTGTCATTAGTACAGAAATCACACATTCACCAAACAATAACCTTTTGCAACATCTCTGTTCTCCCATACTGgaatttatttatacaattttaaCAGTGTATGCAAGTGTCAACAATTTTATCATAGTAAtgttttaaatttgcattttttgatgCTCTTCAGTTTTGCTTATGGAGATTgggctttaatttttttgtacgtATCATGCATGCTTCATTTATTGCAATATTTTGTACATTGATATTTAATTTGCCCTCATTacttcattatttaatttgtattgcTTCATATTAGGTCACACACTAAAGTGAACTAAAGCTGTTTAAGCTATCACAAAATGTGTTCTCTAGACAGACTATTCCAATTTATAATAGCGAAAAGCTAAAATGATCCTGGCAGTATTAGGAGCAAGGAAAGAATCCATCAAAGATGGATACTACTTCATCACAGGAGAACATTTAGGATATTGATGCATAATTAAATATATGAGTATGCATTTTTACAACCACAAATGTCTTAAGATGACACCttcctttttttcaaattatgtcATTTTAACTAAGCATGCTGATTTATTGAACATTTGTACTTTTATGAAACTCACTCACCAACAATTATCAAAATTCTTTATCGGATATtgccacacacgtgcgcttgggaggcaggctaaggaACTAACTGAGGGCGGAAAACAAGAGTAGGTTTTTTCGAAGTGCACtaacctttcctctcctcctacAGATCTCCTGAAGAGAAACAAACATAAAGTACTTCCTGCTTCCCTTACATGACTGCGCCCCCTACCAAGGTCACGTCCGGCTTCAGTTATTGgaccccacctcttcctccctggCTTTTATAAAAGCCCAACTCCTTCTTTGTTTACTTGTCCTTGTTTTGGACACGGAACCAGACATTGCTCTGGGGCCATTTTTGAATGCTTTGAGTTATTTTGATTTGCACGCTGTACAATATAGGGGGCAATTcaccaaacctttttctgcctttGTTGTGCTTTATTACAGATATATAAATTTAACTTacacaataatagttaattttctcttcataatgtattattttctttttcctattacTCACTATAAATAAGCTCTTGTCACATTCTTGTTGATGGTGTATTTGTCATTTTACCAACTCAAACACAATAAGATTAATAAGCAGGATTTAGTGGCTATCTGTAAACAAGCTGACTAAAGAAGATTCATGAGCCAAGATCTGTTATTACGAGTTTCAATGATTTTTGAAACCAGGGATAAAATAGGGCATAAATGATTGGATTCGTACAAGAATTAAAGTAATCTAGccaaatcaaaatgttttaactATTGGTGGAGTAGCTAATTTAAGGTATGAATCAATCAAGCAACAGGTATAGTAAGGCACCAAACAAAGTAAAAAGTCTCCCATTACAATGCCTAATgtttttgcagattttctttcagatgtttttgatatatttttcttCCTACTCTTGGCAGTCCTGAATCATGCACTAATAATTTTTGCATGCTTTCTTGCAACAATAAAAGATACAAAATGATCATCATTAAACACGGCAAGACAAATGTTACTGTTAAATCAGATATGGTGAAACCAAGAATGGTAGACACTCTCTTTTTATCAGGGGTGACTGAATGCTGTTCAGTTACTAAGTAGCCTGTCTGCAAACGTGCCAAACTACCAGAACTAAAGCTCTTGCCTAAAATAGACAGATGACATGAATCAGTGTATAGAGAGCAAAGGCTTAATGTTTATTTGtagacttttttttcattttattaaaagttaCCTTACATAACTATATTTTATCTGCTAGGTCCAATTGAGAGTCTTAGTAGATTGTAACCAATCCCAGAAGCATTTGGATCAAGGCAGGAAATACAGTATAATCCACCATGAGGCACAATCATGAATATATCCACATAGGGACAATTTGGAAGTGCCAATCAACCTAATGTGCAAAACTTTGGGGATATAAGAGAAAACCTACTATGTCATGCAGAGTTGTGCAAACATCTTACAGACAATTTTGTGGGATTTGAACTTAAAACAGCAGGTCTAtgagttgctgcacccaccacacgacaaaaccgctcgggatcctggttggcaaacccccaggcagacacacggttggtccagtcccacactctggagatgaccatctatctgctgcatccaggtattatgtgggcatccccttggcctggtccagctgctcgggtcctcaacaatgaggatcctatgagccacATCACCtttggggaattgcgccacatagCTGTAGAGCcgccctcacaatgcaggtaatgtgcctcatttgggactcctcgagcaaccgctcattcaataCAAGGTCAATCCAGCGGTACCCAAGGCTTCTCAGAagtgacacagtactgaaggagtccaatctttgtctcaggtcactggatagcgtccatgtctcgctaccatatagaaagacaggaagcaccaggactctaaagacttggaccttcgtccttttgcatagatttcGGGTacatcacacacccctttccagtgacctaatgaccccccatgctctccccaACCGTCTaccgacttcataggaagagtcaccagagacatgaatgtcgctgccaaggtaagtaaaccacagagtagctcgatcaactgagttgaacgctttatgaaaatcgacaaaggctgcaaaaaaactctgccaatattcacgttTGCATTCCATgacaaccctcagtgccaggatgcagttgattttacacttcttaggcgtaaaaccagactgctccggtcgctggtaggtgaccAAATGATCACGAATCCTATTGagaatgaccctagcaaggaccttacctggcattgagagcagtgttatccccctgtagttgttgaAATCCAGGCAATTACTCTTCCCTTACCAAATAAGAATGacaagtcagttgggatgatgcccattcccaaatggaagcaaagattgcttgcaatgccaggtgaacagtcttaccaccagcctggagaagttcactatGGATACTACAAATCCCTTCAGTTTTccctaccttcagctggttcaccacctgtgcaatctcagtgagactgggtggttcacaccTAATTGGAAGATCAGCATCAAAAATCATGGACCTAGAGATATCCAATgccctagctggaggatcagttttaaacagctgctcaaagtagccagcccagcaggccACAACTGCAGTGTCTACTGCAAGGACCATtcattccatcagccaccctAACTGCAACTCTCCAGGGAACATATTCGCATGTgtataatgctttgattcctctgtaagcaggatgtgggccactagaccatagatggtgtgtcaattgctcacagattcctctaacaaacgcctt
The sequence above is drawn from the Erpetoichthys calabaricus chromosome 3, fErpCal1.3, whole genome shotgun sequence genome and encodes:
- the LOC127526930 gene encoding trace amine-associated receptor 13c-like — protein: MDGSYLKSQQLVQYCYPHDNRSCLREIRLSAVYGMLYILSALSVMLTVVGNLLVVISVSHFKQLHTPSNLLVLSLAAADFLIGIFLMPFNISKIIENCWYFGDRFCFFNALVDYTLTSVSVSNLIFIAIDRYVAICDPLLYSAKITVPIVQLFIMTNWIFAMVYTWAVFFFKRYYISFDSVSVCVGDCQGFYAESWVLMEFIIMFFIPCAVMASLYSKIFLVARRHLKIINSVNQQICTKELHQNKRPKNSERKAAKTLGIVISVYFICWVPFYTCKIIYTYTTLPVPNVFFNVLVWLIYFNSGMNPIIYALFYPWFKKSVKLIMTLKICNLESSLINLFSVNN